In Xyrauchen texanus isolate HMW12.3.18 chromosome 14, RBS_HiC_50CHRs, whole genome shotgun sequence, the following are encoded in one genomic region:
- the LOC127654915 gene encoding sterol 26-hydroxylase, mitochondrial, with protein sequence MMFSSSLLKSGLFFCKQENRGIKCLASALLRTVNRTLSTLTGADKQKTMDDLDGPNFLTSLYWLFGKGYFKTTHQMQIEHSKIYGPLWKSKYGPLVVINVANADLIEQVLRQEGRHPIRTDMPHWRSYRELRNQAYGPLTEMGVEWQRIRSILNPRMLKPKHVSTYTCAINDVVTDFIEKVAWLRTTKGNGVMVHDLAGELYKFAFEGICSVLFETRLGCLNEVVPEETQKFIFSVGEMFRLSPIIVLFPKSVWPYMPFWKHFVAIWDHLFKVAEKLVQKKMSEIEEMVKQGHPVEGEYLTHLLVSEQMSVTEVLGSITELLLAGVDTTSNTISWALYHLAQEPEIQQKLYEEVVSVCPGDKVPCSDEITRMPLLKAIVRETLRLYPVVPGNARIVAENEIVVGGHLFPKNTLFHLCHFAVSYDEKVFPNPYAFLPQRWIRGQKQLSHHPFGSVPFGFGIRACLGRRVAELEMYLLLSRLIKHYEVRPDPSGRTVQPITRTLLIPATSVDLQFYDRQNQQEDPVKAKASI encoded by the exons ATGATGTTTTCCAGTTCACTGCTGAAAAGTGGATTATTTTTCTGCAAGCAAGAAAACCGTGGAATAAAATGTCTGGCATCGGCATTGCTCAGAACTGTCAATAGGACACTCAGTACACTGACCGGTGCTGATAAACAGAAAACGATGGACGATTTGGACGGCCCTAACTTTTTAACATCATTATACTGGCTTTTCGGAAAAGGTTATTTCAAAACGACACATCAAATGCAG ATTGAGCACAGCAAAATCTATGGCCCACTTTGGAAGTCGAAATATGGACCACTGGTTGTTATCAATGTGGCCAATGCAGATCTTATAGAGCAGGTTCTTCGGCAAGAGGGTCGCCACCCAATCCGCACTGACATGCCGCACTGGAGAAGTTATCGGGAGCTCCGGAATCAAGCCTATGGACCCCTAACAGA GATGGGAGTTGAGTGGCAGCGCATCAGAAGCATCCTGAACCCTCGAATGCTGAAGCCCAAACATGTGTCCACTTACACCTGTGCCATTAATGACGTAGTGACTGACTTTATTGAGAAGGTGGCTTGGCTTAGGACAACAAAAGGCAATGGCGTTATGGTGCATGACCTGGCAGGAGAATTGTACAAGTTCGCCTTTGAAG GAATTTGCTCAGTGTTGTTTGAGACTCGGTTGGGCTGTCTGAATGAAGTTGTTCCTGAAGAAACACAGAAGTTTATCTTCTCAGTTGGAGAAATGTTCCGTCTTTCCCCAATCATAGTCCTGTTCCCCAAATCTGTCTGGCCCTACATGCCTTTTTGGAAGCACTTTGTGGCTATTTGGGACCATTTGTTCAAAGTTG CTGAGAAACTGGTGCAGAAGAAGATGTCCGAGATTGAGGAAATGGTGAAACAAGGTCACCCAGTGGAGGGAGAGTATCTCACACACCTCCTGGTCAGTGAACAGATGTCTGTCACTGAGGTTTTGGGAAGCATTACTGAGCTACTATTGGCTGGAGTCGACACC ACATCAAACACTATTTCCTGGGCTCTTTATCACTTGGCACAAGAGCCAGAGATCCAACAGAAGCTGTATGAGGAGGTGGTCAGTGTCTGCCCTGGTGACAAAGTGCCCTGCAGTGATGAGATCACCAGGATGCCATTGCTGAAAGCCATTGTTAGAGAGACTCTCCG TTTATACCCAGTGGTTCCAGGGAATGCTCGTATTGTCGCTGAAAATGAAATAGTGGTTGGTGGCCATCTCTTCCCTAAAAAC ACTCTGTTCCATCTCTGCCACTTTGCTGTGTCCTACGATGAGAAGGTGTTCCCAAATCCTTATGCCTTCCTCCCACAGCGTTGGATCCGTGGGCAGAAGCAGTTAAGCCATCACCCCTTTGGTTCTGTACCGTTTGGCTTCGGCATCCGTGCTTGCCTGGGTCGCAGAGTGGCTGAACTGGAGATGTATCTCCTTTTGTCCAGG TTAATTAAACACTATGAAGTGCGCCCAGACCCTTCAGGAAGGACTGTGCAACCAATCACAAGAACTTTGCTGATCCCAGCCACATCCGTTGACCTTCAATTTTATGACAGGCAAAACCAGCAAGAGGATCCAGTCAAAGCAAAGGCTTCTATCTAA